In Nocardioides nitrophenolicus, the genomic window GCCGATGAGCCGTCGTGCCGCACTGGACCGGCTGCTGCCCAAGCCGCTGTCGTACGTCGTCGTGGCCGACGCGGTCGAGACTCCCGCGGCGCGACGGCGCCGGCGCCGGGCGGTGGCGGCCACCGCGGTGACCGGCGCCGGGCTGCTCGGCGCCTCGCTCTCGACGCCGCCGGGCTCGCGCGGCTTCTACCTGTCCACGGCCGCCGTGGCCGGCGTGTGGACCGCCGGCGGCCTGGCCTCGGGACCGCTGCACCTGGGCTGGATCGAGAGCCGGGACGCCACCCTGCGGCGTCCGCTGCTCACCCCGGTCGCCACCGGCGTGGCCGCCTTCGGGCTGTTCTACGGCGCGGCGCTGGTCGCCCGGCGGGTGCCGGTGCTGGGGGACGCGGTGGCCCGGGTGCTGCGCTTCGCCGACGAGGGGGACGACCGCCTGGTCCTGGCGACCACGCTCGCCAACGGCGTCGGCGAGGAGGTCTTCTTCCGCGGCGCGCTCTACGCCGCCCTGGGCCCGCGGCACCCGGTCGCCACCTCGACGGCCGTCTACGCGCTCGCGACCACGACCACCCGCAACCCCGCGCTCGTGCTGGCCGCGGGAGCGATGGGCACGCTGTTCGGACTGCAGCGCCGCGCGTCCGGCGGCCTGCAGGCTCCGGTGCTGACCCACGCGGTCTGGTCGGCGCTGATGCTGCGCTTCCTGCCGCCGCTGTTCCGCCGGCCGGCGTCCCCGGCCGCCGCAGACACCGATCCGCACGCTCGCTAGGCTCGCCCCGGGCCGTTAGCTCAGTTGGTAGAGCACCGGACTTTTAATCCGAGGGTCGTCGGTTCGAGCCCGACACGGCCTACCCAGACCCCTCACTGCCGCCGGGCGCACTCCGCGCACAGGCCGACCAGCTCCACGGTGTGGCTGACCTCGGTGAACCCGTGCTCGTCGGCGACGGTGCGCGCCCACCTCTCCACCGCGGAGCCGGTGATCTCCACGGTGCGTCCGCAGGACCGGCAGACCAGGTGATGGTGGTGGGAGTCGCTGCAGCGGCGGTAGGTCGCCTCGCCGGCCGGGTTGTGGCGGACGTCGACGTCGCCGCTCTCGGCCATCGCCTGGAGGGTGCGGTAGACCGTGGCCAGGCCCACCTTGTCGCCGGTGCGACGCAGGCTGTCGTGGATCTCCTGGGCGCTCTGGAAGTCGGCGGCGAGCGCCAGCGCGTCGGTGATCGCCCGGCGCTGGCGGGTCGGCCGGAGCGCGGTCGGGCGCGCGTCGGTGTCGGACACCGGGCCTCCTGGGGCATCGGGACGGGACAGACTGGGAATCGATCTCAAATCTACCGTGTCGACGGGTAGGACCAGGCGCCGATGGCCCGTTCGGGCCATGCGGACGGGACCGCCGGACCGGGGACGCCCGGGACCTGCCCCCGGTACCCTGAGTCGCGGGAGAGGGAACGAGAGGGGAACTCGCTCGTGGGGAGCAAGGACGAGTTCGGCCCGGACACCGAGAGCATCCGGGCCTGGCTGGACAAGCGCGCCACCTACGCGCGCGACGCCAGGGTCGTCGGCGCACCCCGCGGCGGCGTATCCCAGCGGCCGCCCACTCCCCCGGCCCCCGCCCCCGGTACGACGCCCCAGGGCCGCGCCGACTCCCTCCAGGCCGGCCGCTCGGTGCTCGACGCGCTCGGCGTCGCGGCGCCGCCCGAGCCGCCGTCGCGGATCGCGCGGGCCGGTTCGCTCGACAGCACCGACCTGGGCCGCTCCGTCGTGGAGGCGCTGCGCGCCGACCAGCCGCGACCGAGCCCGGCGCCGAGCCGCACGCCCGCTCCCACGCCGCCGGAGCCGGCTCCCCCGCCGGTCGACGTCCAGGCCCCGACCCGGCCGGCCCCGCCGCCGCGGGTGCGCGCCGAGCCCGAGGTCAGGCACGGTCGCTGGACCGAGCCCGAGGACAACCTGAACGCCCTCAACGCGAGCACCGACGCGCAGTTCCCGGTCCGGGGCGGCATCCGGCGCACGCTCTCCTGGGTGCTGCTCGCGGTGCTGGCCGGCACCGGCCTGGCGTCGTACGCCGCCGCGACGCAGCCGACCACCACCTCGATCGGCGTCGCGGCGACCCTCGGCCTGCTGCTGCTCGTCGTGTGGGCGGTGCGCGCCGGGTGCACGACCACCGAGCTCGCGGTCAGGCGCGGCCAGCTGTCGATCAAGCGCAACGGGCAGACCGAGCTGGTCGACCTGGCCAGCCCGTACACGCCGGTGGCGATCGTCGGCGAGCCCGGCGAGCGGCACTGGACGGTCCTCATCGAGCGCGACGGGCTGCCGCTGGTCGTGATCACGCGGGCGATGGTCGACCCGCACTGGTTCACGACCGTGCTCTACCGGCTGCGCCCCGGCCTGCGGCCGGAGGCCGCCCCGGTCACCCAGCCGTAGCGATCCAGAACCGCAGCTTTCCCCTGCGCTCGTCCTCGAGCACCCCGCCGCCGTTCTCGATGGTGCGCCGCGACGCCTCGTTGTCGACGTCGCAGGTGACCAGGACCCGCTCGATGCCGAGCCCGGCGGCCGCCCGGACCCCGAGCGCGAGCGCCCGGCCGGCGTGCCCGCGCCGCCGCGCCGAGGGACGCACGGAGTAGCCGATGTGGCCACCTTCCTCGAGCAGCCAGTCGTTGAGCAGGTGACGTAGGTGGAGGAAGCCCACCAGGTCGTCGTCGGGCCCGCCGGCGCCGTCGGCGATCCAGAAGTACGTCGACGGCACCCGGGTCCCGTCGAGGTCGGCCGTCGAGGTGAGCTCGGTCATCGCGACGTACGCCGCGCACCCGGCCTCGGTCGGCACCGGGTCGCCCTCGAGGTTCCAGTGCCCGGAGCCGTGCATCTCGCCGGGCCCGCCGAAGTCGTCGACCATCGCCGCCCAGGACTGCCAGCGGGCGACATCGGGCGGCACGAGCGCGGTCATGGCGCCATTGCACCATCCCGGTCAACGGGTTTGCTCCTCGGCGAAACGAGAACGTGTTCTACCATGCCGGGATGAACTGGCACCTCCCCGAGACCGACGACACGCCCGCCGCCGTGGTGGAGCAGGAGGCCGCGGTCTGGCGCCCGCTCACCGAGGCCGCCCGGGAGCTGGTCGACCTGTGCGTCATGTCGGACGTCGACGACGACGAGGTGCGCGCCGCCCGGGCCGACGTCGAGGCGGCCGTCGCCCGGCTGCGGAAGGCCCGACGTACCCGGACGCTGGGCGAGGAGCACCTCACCGCCGGCCGCCGGCGCCCCTGGGGCAACCCGGTGATCGGGCTGCGCAACCCGATCGCGCCCCCGCTCACCGTCGTGAGCGACCCCACCGGGCGGGCGGAGACGAGCTTCCGGTGCGGGGCGGCGTACGAGGGACCACCGGGGCTGGTCCACGGCGGCGTGGTCGCGCTCATCCTGGACCAGGTGCTCGGCCACTCCGTGGGCGCGGCCGGGCGACCCGGGATGACCGGGACGCTGACGCTCGTCTACCGCCGGGGCACGCCGCTGGGCGACCTGCGCGCGGAGGCGTGGATCGACCGCGAGGACGGCATCAAGACCTGGGCGAAGGCCCGGATGATCGGCCCGGACGGGGTGACCGCGGAAGCCGAGGGCGTGTTCATCATGCCCCGGGCGTTCCGGTAGGCGCCGCGGACTTGTCGGGCAGTTCTTGCACTTGTCGGGCGTTGCAACGGCCGACAAGCGCCGGAATCGCCGGTCGACCGGCGATTCCTGCACCCCCGCGTCAGCCCCCGACCTTCACCCCACGCTTGTTCTCGTCGGACAGCCGCGCCTCCTCGGCGGCCTGCGCCTCCAGCTCGGCCCGGCGCAGCGCCTCGTCGTACTCCCCCGGCTGGGAGACCAGGTCGGTCGCACCACGCTCGAGCCGCTGCAGCGCCACCCGGGCGAAGATCTGCTGCTCGGTGGAGGTGCGCTCGGAGCGGCCCTTGCCGATGAACGAGACGAACCAGTGCATCACCGCGGTGACCCGGTTCTTGAAGCCGGTGATGTAGAAGAGGTGGACGACCAGCCACATCAGCCAGGCGAGGATGCCGGTGAGCCGGAGCTTGCCGACCATCGCCACCGCCCGGAAGCGGCTGATGATGGCCATCGAGCCCTTGTCGAAGTACTTGAACGGCGGCTGCGCGGGCTTGCCCTGGAGCCGGCCCTCGATCTCCTTCGCGGCGTACTTCGCACCCTGGATCGCGACCTGCGCGACGCCCGGGAGGTTGTCGAGCGAGATCATGTCGCCGACCACGAACACCTCGGGATAGCCCGGGAGGGTGAGGTCGGGGTTCACCGAGATCCGGCCGGCGCGGTCGAGCGGGGCGCCGGTCTGGTCGGACAGGGTCTTGCCGAGCTTGTTGGCCTGGACGCCGGCGGCCCACACCTTGGTGACGGCGTTGATCCGCTCCTCGGAGCCGTCCTTGTACTTCACGGTCAGGCCGCGCTCGTCGACCTGGGAGACCAGGGCGCCGAGCATCACCTCGACGCCGAGTTTCTCCAGCTTCTCCTGGGTCCACTTGCCGAGCTTGTGACCGAACGGCGGCAGCACCTGCGGAGCGGCGTCGACCAGGATCACCCGGGCGTGGCGGGTCGAGATCGCGCGGAAGTCGCGGGTGAGGGTGCGGTGGGCGAGCTCGGCGATCTGGCCGGCCATCTCGACGCCGGTCGGGCCGGCGCCGACGACGACGAAGGTCAGCAGGTGGTCGACGTTCTCGCCGCGGGAGGCGCCGAGCTCGGCCATCTCGAAGGCGCCGAAGATCCGGCCGCGCAGCTCGAGGGCGTCGTCGATGCTCTTCATGCCGGGGGCGAACTCGGCGAAGTGGTCGTTGCCGAAGTACGACTGGCCGGCGCCGGCGGCCACGATCAGGGAGTCGTACGGCGTCACCAGCTCGCGGCCCAGCACGTGGGAGGTGACCTGGCGGTTCGCCAGGTCGATGTCGGTGACCTCGCCGAGCAGCACCTGGGCGTTCTTCTGGTTGGCCAGGACCTCGCGCGTGGGTGGTGCGATCTCACCCTCGGACAGGATGCCGGTGGCCACCTGGTAGAGCAGCGGCTGGAAGAGGTGGTGGGTCGTCTTCGCGATCATGGTGACGTCGACGTCGGCCTTGCGGAGCTGCTTGGTGCCGAACAGGCCACCGAATCCGGAGCCGATGACGACGACCTGGTGACGGTCGGAACGCGGGACGATGATGCGATCGGGCAGGTCGGGCTGGGTGTCGCCTGCTGCCATGGCTGCCTCCTGGAGCACCTTGTTGACGACCGATGAGGTCGGTTCGAGATCATTGTTCCGCGTCGCCTGCACGAGCCCCAACCCGAGGTCAAGGTCTGGTAGGTCACATGCCTTCCGGACCGTCACCAAACGTCCTTCCCGGGGTTGGTTTAGTTGTCAATCGGGTGGGGTATCGCACCCGGGAACAGCACCTCATCCCCCCGGAAATCGATCAAGAACACTCGGGCCGTGACACCCGGAAGGTACCTCCGTGCAGCACCGGCAGTCCCTGGACCTGGCCCCCGGGCCACGCATCGTGCACGACGCACGACGCTGGGTCGTCCAGACCTGCGGTCAGCTCGGGCGCACCGACCTCGCCGACTGCGCCGAGCTCGCCGTCTCCGAGCTGGTCACCAACGCCGTCCTCCACGGCACCGCCCCGATCCGGCTCCAGGTCCGCGGCACCGCCGACCACCCCCGCTTCGAGGTCCACGACGCCTCGGTGATCCCGCCGCAGCCCTCGACCCAGGCCGGGGGCTTCGACATCGACGCCTTCGACCTCGACGCCTTCGACGCCCTCGACGAGGAGCAGCTCGCCGCGCTGACCACGGTCGGCCGCGGGCTCGACATCGTGGCCCGGGCCTCCGCCGCGTGGGGCGCCGAGATCGACGAGGACGGCAAGGCGGTCTGGTTCGAGCCGGCCCCCGAGCTGTCCGAGACCGGCGGGGCGCCCTACCAGCAGACCCACAGCATGCCGGCCCTCCAGGCCGACCACACCCGCGTCGGCGAGGTCGGCGTCCAGATCAACGGGGTGCCGATCGGCGCCTTCGGACGCTTCCAGCGCCACTACCGCGACCTGCGTCGCGAGATCCGCCTGCTCGCGCTCGCCCACGAGGACGACTACCCGCTCGCGAAGGTGCTCTCCGACCACTTCGACGCCCTCGAGCGGCCGCTGCGCGCCAACATGGGCCGCGAGCAGGTCGACAAGGCGCACTCCGACGGCCGCGAGACCATCGACCTGCGGCTGCGGATGCCGCGCGAGACGGCCCGCCAGATCGGCGGCCTGATCGACCTGCTCGACGCCGCCGACGAGTTCTCCCGGGCCCAGCGGCTGCTGACCGCCCCGCGCACCCCGGAGCAGCGCTCCTTCCAGATCTGGTTCCTCGGCGAGTTCCGCCGCCAGTCGGTCGGCGCGCCGCCGGTCGCCTGGCAGGGCACCGGCACCAGCTCCGGCACCCGCCCTAGTCTGCAGGCGTGACTCCTTCCCCGCGGCTGCTCGTCGCCGTCGGGGCCGGGGGCGCGGTCGGCGCCGTGGCGAGGTACGCCGCCACCCAGGTCGCGGCGGACGGCTCCGGCTTCCCGTGGACCACCTTCGCGATCAACGTCTCCGGCTCGGCCCTGCTCGCCGGCCTGCTGCTGCTCCCCCTCGCCCGACGCTCGCCGGTGTGGGCGGCCGCGCTCGGGCCCGGCGTGCTCGGCGGCTACACGACGTTCTCGGCGACCTCCGAGCAGGCCCGTGCGCTGCTCGCCGACGGCCGCCCCGGCCTCGCCCTCGCCTATGTCGCCGGCACCCTCGCCGCCTGCCTGCTCGCGGTCGCCCTCGTCGGCCGGGCCGCGCCCCCGCTCCCCGAGGAGGACGAGCTGTGACCGCGCTGCTCGTCGCCCTCGGCGCGGCGGTCGGCGCCCCGCTGCGCTACGCCCTCGGCCAGCACCTCGACGGCGCCTGGCACCACGGCACCCTCACCGCCAACACCGTCGCCAGCCTGGTCCTCGGCGCCTGCGTCGGCTGGTCGGTCGACGGCTCCGCGCTCGCCCTGGTCGGCACCGGGTTCTGCGGTGGGCTGTCGACGTACTCCTCGCTCGCCGTGCAGGTCCGTGACCTCGGCCCCCGCCGCGGGTCGGCGTACGCGCTGGTCACGATCGCGCTCGGGCTGGGCGCCTGCGCGCTGGGCTACCTGGTCGCTCGGGGATAGTCGGGTCGCTCAGGCGTAGCCGAGGTCGTGGAGCCGGGCGTCGTCGATGCCGAAGTGGTGCGCGACCTCGTGGACGACCGTGATCCGGACCTCCTCGGCCAGGTCCTCCTCGTCCTCGCACATGTCGAGCAGCGGCCCGCGGAACAGGAAGATCCGGTCCGGCAGCTGGGGCTCCAGGCCGCCGCCGCGCTCGGTCAGCGCCACACCGTCGTACAGGCCCAGGAGATCGTCGGGCTCGCCCTCCGGCGGCTCGTCCTCGACCAGGACCACCACGTTGTGGACCAGCCGGGCCAGCTCCTCGGGGATGTCGTCGAGGGCGCGGTCGACGAGGGCGTCGAAGTCCTCGGGGCTCATCTCGACGGGCACGGGGACATTGTGCCGGGACCCGCCCAGCGGGCCCCGACCCCGGAGAATGCGAAGAGCCCGGACCTGACGGTCCGGGCTCTGGCTGGCGACCCTGACGAGACTCGAACTCGCGACCTCCGCCGTGACAGGGCGGCGCGCTAACCAACTGCGCTACAGGGCCATTTCGCTCACTCCGCTTTCGCGTGGTGAAGCGGAAGGAACTCTAACCCATCCTCCTCCGCGAGTCCCAATCGGGGACGCCGCCCGGATTCCCGGACGACGCGGAGCGCACCCCCAACCGGATTCGAACCGGCGTACCCGCCGTGAAAGGGCGGTGTCCTAGGCCGCTAGACGATGGGGGCCCACCGTGGAGGACGAGACCTCCGCAGCGCGGGCCAGCATAGTGCGCGCCGGGCCGGGGCGCTCATCGAGAGGACGCCGGCATCGGGCCAGGCTAGGCAACGCAAGGCCCGAAGGGCACGCCGCTTTCGTGCCCGGGCCCACCCTCCGGTAAGGTGGGCGACTGCTTGGGCAGGTAGCTCAGTTGGTACGAGCGATCGCCTGAAAAGTGATAGGTCGGCGGTTCGACCCCGCCCCTGCCCACAAGCAACGAGACCCCCGCCGGGCGACCGGCGGGGGTCTCGTCGTTGCGGCGCCGGGCGCGTTGGCAGGATGGGCCGGTGACCTCCACGCTCGCCGACTCCGTCGCTCTCCCCCACGGCCCGGCCTGGGCCAACCGCTTCGCGCTCGCGCCGCTGACCAACGTGCAGAGCAATGCCGACGGCACGCTCAGCGACGACGAGCTCGACTGGCTGGTGGCGCGGGGGCGCGGTGGGTTCGGGCTGACCCTGACCTGCGCGGCGTACGTCGCCCCGGAGGGTCGGGCGTGGGCCGGACAGCTCGGCATCGCCGGCGACGAGCACCTGCCCGGGCTGCGCCGGCTCGCCGAGAGCCTGCGGGCGACCGGCACCCGCTCGGCCGTCCAGCTCCACCACGGCGGCCGGCGCGCCGACGCCCCGCTCGAGGGCCGCGCGAAGGTGGGCCCGTGGGCCGACCCCGCCAAGGCGACCGAGGCGCTCAGCACCGAGGGCGTCGCCCGGGCGGTCGCCGACTTCGTCGCGGCGGCGGTGCGGGCGGAGCAGGCGGGCTTCGACGGGGTCGAGCTGCACGGGGCGCACGGGTACCTGCTGGCGCAGTTCCTCGACGCCCGGTCCAACCACCGCGAGGACGGGTACGGCGGCCCGCTCGAGGACCGGATCCGACCCCTCCGCGACGTGATCGAGGGGATCCGCGCCGCGACCGGGCCCGACTTCCAGCTCGGGCTCCGGCTCACCCCGGAGGGCTACGGGATCACCCTCGGCGAGGGCCGCGAGACCGCCCGGCAGCTGCTGGCGACCGGGCTGCTCGACTACCTCGACATGTCGCTGTGGGACGTCCGGATGCGCCCCCGCGCCGAGGGCTACGACGGCCTGCTGATCGAGCACTTCACCGACCTGCCGCGCCACGGCGCGCTGCTCGGCGTGGCGGGCGGCGTGCTGACGACGGCCGACGCGCAGTGGTGCCTGGACCAGGGCGCCGACTTCGTCACGGTCGGCACCGGCGCGATCCTGCACCACGACTTCGCCGCCCGGGCGCTGGCCGACGCCGGCTTCCGCACCCGGCCGCGGCCGGTTCCTCGCGCCGACCTGGCGGCCGAGTACGTCGGCCCGGCCTTCCTCGACTACCTCGCCGCCGGCTGGGACGACCTGGTCGCCTGACGTCGCGGCCACCAGAACCGGTCACCGAGCCGGAGCGCGAGCGCCGGCACCAGCACGGTGCGCACCAGCAGCGTGTCGAGTAGCACGCCGACGCAGATGACGATCCCGAGCTGGGCGAGCACGACGAGCGGCAGCACGCCGAGCACCGCGAACACCGCGGCGAGCAGCACCCCGGCGCTGGTGATGACGCCACCGGTGGCGGCGAGCGCGCGCAGCATGCCCTCGCGGGCGCCGTGCTCCTCGGCCTCCTCGGCGGCCCGGGCGACCAGGAAGATGTTGTAGTCGACCCCGAGCGCGACCAGGAACAGGAACGCCTGCAGGGGTACGCCGACGTCGAGCCGGTCGAAGCCGAACACGGTGTGGCTGATCAACCAGCCGGCGCCGAGGGCCGCCAGGTAGGTGGCCACGACGGTGAGGACCAGCACGACCGGGGCGACGAGCGCGCGCAGCAGCAGGCCGAGCGCGAGCAGGACCACGAGCAGGATGACCGGCAGGACGAGCGCCCGGTCGTCGCGGGCGGCGGCGTCGGAGTCGACGTTCTCGGCGTCGGTGCCGCCGACCAGGGTGTCGGGGAGGTCGGCGAGGGCGGTCCGCAGCGAGGCCAGGTCGGCCTGGGCCTGGGGCGTACCCGGGGCGTGGTCGAGGACCACGTCGACGCGGGTCCGGCCGTCGTGCTCGCCGACGACGCGCGCCGAGGCGACCCCGTCGGCGGACTCGGCCGCCGCGACCACCGTGTCGGCGTCGTCGCGGGTCAGGACGACGGCCGGGTCGGCGCTGCCGGCCGGGAACGACTCGGCGAGGCGGGAGGCGGCGGCGATCGACTCGGGGGTGTCGATGAACTGGTCGGCCTCCGAGAGCCCGCTGCGGATGCCGAGGGCGCCGCTGGCGAGCACCGCCAGCAGCAGCATCCCCGCGGTGGCGGACCACAGCGGCCGGCGGGCCACCGCGTCGCCGATGCGGCGCCACGCGGAGCGCCCCTCCGACAGCGTGGGCTCCCCCACGACCGGCCGGCGCGGCCAGAAGATGCCGCGCGGGAAGCCGACGAGCGCGAGCGGCAGTACGACGAGCACCGCCCCCGCCGCGACGACCACGCCGATCGCGCAGGCCAGGCCCAGGCCCCGGGTCGTCGGGAAGGCCGACAGCAGCAGCGCCAGCAGGGCCACGACGACGGTGGCCGCGCTCGCGAGCACCGCCTCCGCCGTACGCCGCCAGGCCCGGGCCATCGCCTCGGGCCGGCTGGGCGTGCGGTGCAGCTCGTCGCGGTAGCGGGAGATGAGCAGCAGGGCGTAGTCGGTGCCGGCGCCGAACACCAGCACGGAGAGGATGCCCGTCGTGGACTGGTCGAAGGCGACGCCGAGGCCGGTGAGCGCATGGGTGGCGGTCACCGCGGCCACCTGGTCGGCGATGCCGACGACGAGCAGGGGGACCAGCCAGAGCACCGGCGAGCGGTAGGTGATGATCAGCAGCAGCGCCACGACCGACGCGGTCACGATCAGCAGGGTGACGTCGGCCCCCTCGAAGACCCGGGCCAGGTCGCCCTGGATCGCGGCCGGTCCGGTGACCTCCGCGCGCACGCCGTCCGGCAGTCCCTCACGGACCGCGGCGCGCAGCTTGTCGACGTCGTCGGCCAGCTCGGCCGCGTCGGTGCTCGGCATCGGGAGCACGCCGACCAGGGCGGTGCCGTCCTCGGAGGCCTGGAGCGGCACGGCCCCCTGACCCGCGACCCGGGCGAAGACGTCGGCGACGGCCTGGCTCGCGGCCGGGTCGAGCGCCTCGTCGGCCGAGAAGAGCACGACCGCGACCTGTCCGTCGCCGGACGGGAAGTCCTCGAGCAGGCGCACCACCTCGGTGGAGTCGTAGCCGTCGGGCAGCTGGTCGGTCGCGGAGCGGTCGACGGGCGCCGTGCCGACGGCGCCGATGAGGGCGCTGCCGATGACCAGGTAGAGGACCGGCAGGATCCAGGCGAAGCGAGGACGGAGAATCGCGGGAGGGCGAGCAGCCACCGGATTTAGTTCCATGATGGAAGGATATGCGCATGCACCCCAGCGGAGACAACTCGACCGGCGTCCGGGTCCCGGTGCTGGTGCAGCAGCTGTCCTACGAGCTCACCCGGTTCTCCCACCTGTTCGCCCACCACCACGGCCTGCACGCCACCGACGTCGACGCGCTCGCCCACCTCCACCAGGCGGCACTGCGCGGCGAGCAGATGACCCCGAGTCGACTGGCCGCGTCGATCGAGCTGAGCGCCCCCGCGACCACCGCCCTGTTGCGCCGGCTCGCGGCGAGCGGGCATGTGGAGCGCACGCCCCACCCCGACGACGGCCGGCGCCAGGTGCTCACCCTCACCGACACCGCCCGCCAGGTCGCCGGCTCCTTCTTCGGCCCGCTGGCCCAGGCGCTGCGCGCCTCACTGCGCGACCTCGACGACGCCGAGGTCGCCGTCGTCGAGCGCTGGCTGGCGAGCGCCACCGAGCAGGCTCGCGAGCTCGCCGACCGCACCTGACCTCAGCCTGGAGCTCAGGCGGGCCACCACGCGGGACGCCGGAACAGCGCCTCGGTGTACGGCGCCGGGTGCACGATCCGCTGCCGGTTGTCCTGGATCTGGAAGACCAGGTGTGCCATGCCGATCGAGGGGTCGGGCGTGGCGAGCGGGTAGGCCAGCGCCGACTGACCGGCGTTGGCGAAGCTGTAGGCGCCGTTGACGCCGCGGTGCACGCCCTGGCGCAGCGACTCGATCACCGAGGCGAAGTCGCGCGGGGAGTCGGCGCGGGACCAGGCCGAGGCGAGGATCCGCACGCGGTCGTAGGCGATGCCGGCGTGCGAGCGGCCGGGGCTGACCGCCCAGGCGTCGCGATAGCGCCGGGTGAACCGCCGGGCCACCTCGTCGGAGTAGGTGCCGGTCGTGGTCGCCCAGAGCAGTCCCTCGGCGGCCGGGCCGAGGTCCATCCGGAAGCGCGGGATCGACGGCGCGTACAGCGCGTAGAGCACCGTCGGCGCCGGGTCGGCCTGGAAGGCGCGCACGAACTGCGCCGCCTCGTCCTCGAAGTAGGTCCCGATCAGCACCGCCGCCGGCGCGCGCCGCGCCACCAGCCGGCCGTGCTCGCGCCAGGCCTCGTCGCCGACGACGTCGTCGGCGAGGTAGTCGATCTGCCAGCCGTCGCGCTCGGCCCGGGCGATGGCGACCTCGAGCCCGAGGTCGCCGAGCTTCCACCGGCCGCGGACGACGGCCAGCGAGCGCGAGTGGGGCGAGAGCTGGCCGGAGTCGCGCAGGAAGGTCATCGCGTTGACGAAGCCGGGCCCGTAGTTGGTGTCGCTCGGACAGATCTGGAAGACGTTGCCGTAGCGGCCCGGGTTGTCCTCGACCATCCGCACCATCGAGTCGAGGGTCGCGGCGTGCAGGTACGGCGCCTGGTGCTCGGCCGCGATCTCGTGGGCCACCAACTGGTCGTCGAGATAGCCCGACACCATGGCGTCGACGTCGAGGCCCGCGAGCTCGTCGAAGGCCCGGCTCACCGAGTCCGAGCTCTTGATGTCGAGGTCGACGTTGACCAGCTTGACCGGGCGGCCGCTGATCCCTCCGTGGGCGTTGATCTCGTCGATGGCGAGCTGGCTGGCGCGGACCATCTCCTGGCCGTCCTCGGCGATCGCCCCGGTGGTCGGGAAGGCGCTGCCGAGCAGGATCGGCCGGCGTACCGACCGCCTCCCGCTGCGCGGCGGGGGCGGCGGCCGGAGTCCGCGCGGCGTCGGCGGCACTTCCTCCTCGGGACTGCTCAGCTTGCCGATGAGCAGCCGCTCGAAGCCCTCGGGCCCGCCGGGCACGGGCAGCACCAGCAGGCTCTCCTCGACCGCGACCGCGGCGGCGCCGGCCCGGGAGGAGACCTCGAGCTTGGCGAGCACCCGCTCGACGTGGGTGGAGATGGTGCGCACGCTGGTCCACAGTCGCGCCGCGATCTGGGCGTTGCTGAGCCCGCCGACCAGGAGGGTGAGCACGTCGAGCTCGCGCTGGGTGATCTGGTGGGGTACGACGGCGTCGTCGAGCCAGGACAGCGAGGTCCGCGACTCGTGGCCGGGCGAGCGCACCGTCGCGAACAGCACCCGGTTGTCGTCGTCGCGCCAGTAGAAGGAGAGCTCGTGGTGCCCCGCCAGCCGCCCGGCCCGGCGCGCGATCC contains:
- a CDS encoding fluoride efflux transporter FluC, whose amino-acid sequence is MTPSPRLLVAVGAGGAVGAVARYAATQVAADGSGFPWTTFAINVSGSALLAGLLLLPLARRSPVWAAALGPGVLGGYTTFSATSEQARALLADGRPGLALAYVAGTLAACLLAVALVGRAAPPLPEEDEL
- a CDS encoding PaaI family thioesterase, with the protein product MNWHLPETDDTPAAVVEQEAAVWRPLTEAARELVDLCVMSDVDDDEVRAARADVEAAVARLRKARRTRTLGEEHLTAGRRRPWGNPVIGLRNPIAPPLTVVSDPTGRAETSFRCGAAYEGPPGLVHGGVVALILDQVLGHSVGAAGRPGMTGTLTLVYRRGTPLGDLRAEAWIDREDGIKTWAKARMIGPDGVTAEAEGVFIMPRAFR
- a CDS encoding metallopeptidase family protein → MPVEMSPEDFDALVDRALDDIPEELARLVHNVVVLVEDEPPEGEPDDLLGLYDGVALTERGGGLEPQLPDRIFLFRGPLLDMCEDEEDLAEEVRITVVHEVAHHFGIDDARLHDLGYA
- a CDS encoding GNAT family N-acetyltransferase: MTALVPPDVARWQSWAAMVDDFGGPGEMHGSGHWNLEGDPVPTEAGCAAYVAMTELTSTADLDGTRVPSTYFWIADGAGGPDDDLVGFLHLRHLLNDWLLEEGGHIGYSVRPSARRRGHAGRALALGVRAAAGLGIERVLVTCDVDNEASRRTIENGGGVLEDERRGKLRFWIATAG
- a CDS encoding Fur family transcriptional regulator — encoded protein: MSDTDARPTALRPTRQRRAITDALALAADFQSAQEIHDSLRRTGDKVGLATVYRTLQAMAESGDVDVRHNPAGEATYRRCSDSHHHHLVCRSCGRTVEITGSAVERWARTVADEHGFTEVSHTVELVGLCAECARRQ
- a CDS encoding ATP-binding protein produces the protein MQHRQSLDLAPGPRIVHDARRWVVQTCGQLGRTDLADCAELAVSELVTNAVLHGTAPIRLQVRGTADHPRFEVHDASVIPPQPSTQAGGFDIDAFDLDAFDALDEEQLAALTTVGRGLDIVARASAAWGAEIDEDGKAVWFEPAPELSETGGAPYQQTHSMPALQADHTRVGEVGVQINGVPIGAFGRFQRHYRDLRREIRLLALAHEDDYPLAKVLSDHFDALERPLRANMGREQVDKAHSDGRETIDLRLRMPRETARQIGGLIDLLDAADEFSRAQRLLTAPRTPEQRSFQIWFLGEFRRQSVGAPPVAWQGTGTSSGTRPSLQA
- a CDS encoding fluoride efflux transporter FluC, yielding MTALLVALGAAVGAPLRYALGQHLDGAWHHGTLTANTVASLVLGACVGWSVDGSALALVGTGFCGGLSTYSSLAVQVRDLGPRRGSAYALVTIALGLGACALGYLVARG
- a CDS encoding NAD(P)/FAD-dependent oxidoreductase — protein: MAAGDTQPDLPDRIIVPRSDRHQVVVIGSGFGGLFGTKQLRKADVDVTMIAKTTHHLFQPLLYQVATGILSEGEIAPPTREVLANQKNAQVLLGEVTDIDLANRQVTSHVLGRELVTPYDSLIVAAGAGQSYFGNDHFAEFAPGMKSIDDALELRGRIFGAFEMAELGASRGENVDHLLTFVVVGAGPTGVEMAGQIAELAHRTLTRDFRAISTRHARVILVDAAPQVLPPFGHKLGKWTQEKLEKLGVEVMLGALVSQVDERGLTVKYKDGSEERINAVTKVWAAGVQANKLGKTLSDQTGAPLDRAGRISVNPDLTLPGYPEVFVVGDMISLDNLPGVAQVAIQGAKYAAKEIEGRLQGKPAQPPFKYFDKGSMAIISRFRAVAMVGKLRLTGILAWLMWLVVHLFYITGFKNRVTAVMHWFVSFIGKGRSERTSTEQQIFARVALQRLERGATDLVSQPGEYDEALRRAELEAQAAEEARLSDENKRGVKVGG
- a CDS encoding CPBP family intramembrane glutamic endopeptidase, with the protein product MSRRAALDRLLPKPLSYVVVADAVETPAARRRRRRAVAATAVTGAGLLGASLSTPPGSRGFYLSTAAVAGVWTAGGLASGPLHLGWIESRDATLRRPLLTPVATGVAAFGLFYGAALVARRVPVLGDAVARVLRFADEGDDRLVLATTLANGVGEEVFFRGALYAALGPRHPVATSTAVYALATTTTRNPALVLAAGAMGTLFGLQRRASGGLQAPVLTHAVWSALMLRFLPPLFRRPASPAAADTDPHAR